GGTTCCGAGGTTCTGGCGCCAGACTTTTGTTCCGAGGATGTCCGCTGGGAGTAAGTCTGGTGTAAATTGCACGCGCGTGTACTTCAAGCCTAGGACTCTTCCAAAGGCTTTTGCGAGGAGGGTTTTGCCCAAGCCAGGGTAATCCTCGAAGAGGACGTTCCCGTTGACTAAAGCCGCCGCGAGCGTCTTCCTAACCACAACCTCATTCCCAATATAAACCGACGAGATTTCCTCGACTATGCCTTCAAGCGTTTTCGACGCCTCCTTCACATTCATGCCTCCCACCCCATTAGAGACCTTAACTCCCTGAGGACATCGTTCACGAGCCTCGTCCGCCTCTCAAGTTCAGCCCGCTCTATCCTCCTCCTTATCCAGAGCGGCGTCAATGGGGAAGTTCTCCTCCCCTCGTAGTCCGCTATCGCTGAGACAATCCTCCCGAACCTCTCCCTGTCCCCGAAGAGTCCGGCCCCGTAGTAGCTTATGAAGGTGAGGAGGGGCCCCTTCTTCCCGCGAACCACGAAGTCCTCTATGGCCCTCCTGGCCTCCCCCATCTCCGGTCCCAGCCTCTCGATGGTCTTGGCCTCGTGCCTCTTCCACTGGGAGAGCAGGTAGTCCTCAGGGTCCTTCTCGGCGACGTAGGAGTAGGCTATGCTCCCCGCTATCGCAACCCCGAGGACGAGGACGAGCCACTCCCCGTAGAAGACGAGTTCCGGATGTGACTCCGCCAGTGTCCCCCTGACCGAGGCGTAGAGGCCCAGCACGCCGCCGAGGAGGCCTATGCCTAGTAGGTTTCTCTCGACGGGTTCGGCCCAGGGGTGCCTCTCGGCCATCCCAGCAACGGCGTATCCAATGAGGAAGGCGGTCCCCGCGTAGCTGAAGACGCTCCCGTATCCTTTGAGGGGGGGAAGCCTTGAGAGTCCGTAGAATGCTATGAAAAGGCCCGCCCCCCTGGTGATGTGGGCGTGGCTCTCAAGCGAGGGGGCCATGAAAGCTATCCCAGCCCCAAGGAGCACCGTTCCGAGGGCGAGGTTCCATCCTTCGACGGGGAGGAAGAAAACGGCCACCGCGGGTCCAAGGACCCTCAGGAACCTCGCGTGGACATCCCTGCCGGTTCCCTCTGCGATATCCCCCGCCGTCAGGAACAGGGCCAGGATAAGCGACGGGATCCTGAGGGGAGCCAGCGGCTCTATGCCTGAGGAGATGGCAAAGATAAGCGCAACGGCACCGAGGTATATTCCGATTCTCCCCCAGTTGACTTTAAACAAGGCACTCACCCCCGACCAGCTCGAGAAGCGAGCGGTAGAACCTCAGGAACTCCCCCCTCGACAGGCCCACGGTACTGTACTTGGCCCTCTCGAATATCTCGGTTATTGCCTCGAGCGGCTCCCACGGGTACATCCTGTCCATTAGCTCCTTGGCTATCTCCCTGGGCGTCATCCTCTCAACCTCCAGTTCCCTTCCCGCCCATCTCAGGAAGCACCTCTCGTAGTAGTCCACCACGGCCTCGTCGTACTCCCTCACGACCTTCACACCGGCCCTCTCGACGCTCTCCCCGCACCTCGCCTCCACGACGTGCTCCCCCGCCGGAAGAACCAGCTGGAATTCCCTTCCCTTCCCGACCGGTTTCCCATCCACGTAGAGTTCCGGGGTTTCATCGCACTCGACGCTGATCTCCACTTTCTCCCCCTCCCGGAAGACCGGAATTCCGCCGGTGAAGATTATCTTCAGCGCCCTCCCCCTTGGGGCCTCTTCCCGCCCCCTTCTCACGAGGTAGTACCTGAGGATCAAACCCCCTATCAGAACCGCGATGCCTATGTACAACCACGGTATCTTCCTCTTCCGCGATATCACCACGTAGAAAGTTTCGTTGGCGGGCAGGTAGTAGCCGGCGCCTTCGAACGTAACGGTCACGCTCGTGTTGAGGCTTTCCTCCGGAACGGGGACTTCCACCACCGCCACTCCCGAGGCGTTCGTGGTCACGATAGCGGTCACGTTTTCCACGCTCACGGCCAGCCTCGCCCCGCTCAGCGGCTCCCCGAGGCTGTTGAGGGCCTTAACCCTGATTGGAACCGTCGTCTCGCCCTCGACCCTTTCGTCCAGGAGTTCCAGCCTGACCGGTGAGATCACGGTTATCCCCATTCTGCCGAGGATGTACGCCCCGAAGCGGAACTCGAGGGTTCTCTCGCCCGGATTCAGGAACGGTTCGATGAACAGGCTGAAGCTCCCGTTCGAGACCTCCACCTCGTACTCCCTGTCCGGGAAGATATATGCTTTGATCGTGGCGTTCTCAACACCGAGGAGCCTTCCGCTCACGGTAACCGGCGCCCCAAGCGTGGCGTTTATGTTCCCTGGAACCATCAGGAGCACGGTTCGAACCTCCGTCTTGGCGGAGCTCTCCGTGTAGTAATCGCCCCCGGCGTAGCGGAACTCGACGGTGTGTTCCTCTATGCCCCCAACAGATATCTCGACCCTGAACGTGCCGTCGGTGGAGGTGTTGACGCTCCCCGCGGGTTTTCCGTCTATGGAGTAGGTGACGGTGGCGTTGGCCAGTGCCTCCCCACCGGCCGTCGTGAGGCTTCCCGCAATCGTCACGTTCCCCGGCGGCGCGAGGATCCTTTCGGGGACCCTAATCTCGGATAAGCCGATTATCCTCACCAGCTCGGAGGTGTAGCTGGGCATCAGCGGGCCTCCGGCTCTGGGGACGTACTGGAGGTCTATCGATGATAACCCGGCCCGGAGATACCTGGGGAGGGTCAGGTTGAGAGTGAACTTGCCGTCGCTCACGTTCCCAACCCCGAGGAGAATGAACCTTCTTGATACGATGCTCGCGTAGACGTAGCCGTTCTCTGCGGGGGAGTTCGACTCCCTTCCCCTGACGGTTCCTGAAACTGTGAGCTTGCTCCCCGCCAGTAATTTCTCCGGGACGTCCCCCCGGGGGATGGCCGAGTCGTAGACGAAGACCGGAAGGACAACCGGGTAGGTTCTGCTCCCGTTGGAGACATCCACCCTGACCATGTG
This window of the Thermococcus siculi genome carries:
- a CDS encoding transglutaminase domain-containing protein produces the protein MVGRKYVAFLTLTLLSFLIASLVLGPALVVVPPNTTPLEDIFSPELPAGNNTTGNLPVEKPYWEGIRLNVTGASHVHYLRARVYSVYVNGEWRTGNVTRVPTNVVAPPEVGVPHHTETDRVWVVLSKPVSGPLFTSLHTVRVDATGVSAIPEYNLFEGLNVTSYGFTAVRYTFDVPYLLNLTAGNLTDYMNAPADEALVNLARRITAGATSDYERALLIEEYLRGNFQLNENATPPGGADRLHWFLFQSKEGTSYDFATAFAILARLNGLPSRLVEGFYINATPEEQTVTEKNRSYWVEVYFEGAGWLTFDPLHPDTNVFRPFELHVDTKELTLGPNESASVKVRFWDVWGENATLRVMDWEGRELFKTGEAGTFEVPVGPFGKPGSYVVLINASTSDGSNAVGAVRVNVRDNVSIAPELSVVGVRVNSPTWVNIKFAGFRPDNVSTDSPLVDNVIYTGPASTKPPAGVILLKIAPKPGDKLGWHMVRVDVSNGSRTYPVVLPVFVYDSAIPRGDVPEKLLAGSKLTVSGTVRGRESNSPAENGYVYASIVSRRFILLGVGNVSDGKFTLNLTLPRYLRAGLSSIDLQYVPRAGGPLMPSYTSELVRIIGLSEIRVPERILAPPGNVTIAGSLTTAGGEALANATVTYSIDGKPAGSVNTSTDGTFRVEISVGGIEEHTVEFRYAGGDYYTESSAKTEVRTVLLMVPGNINATLGAPVTVSGRLLGVENATIKAYIFPDREYEVEVSNGSFSLFIEPFLNPGERTLEFRFGAYILGRMGITVISPVRLELLDERVEGETTVPIRVKALNSLGEPLSGARLAVSVENVTAIVTTNASGVAVVEVPVPEESLNTSVTVTFEGAGYYLPANETFYVVISRKRKIPWLYIGIAVLIGGLILRYYLVRRGREEAPRGRALKIIFTGGIPVFREGEKVEISVECDETPELYVDGKPVGKGREFQLVLPAGEHVVEARCGESVERAGVKVVREYDEAVVDYYERCFLRWAGRELEVERMTPREIAKELMDRMYPWEPLEAITEIFERAKYSTVGLSRGEFLRFYRSLLELVGGECLV